In one Paramormyrops kingsleyae isolate MSU_618 chromosome 18, PKINGS_0.4, whole genome shotgun sequence genomic region, the following are encoded:
- the LOC111837073 gene encoding ankyrin repeat and SAM domain-containing protein 1A-like isoform X8, translated as MGKEQELLEAARTGNRAAVEKLLSAKRQSAGVGGGSSGVGGAGGSGIGSSSHTLSSLLSIWRGPNVNCVDSTGYTPLHHAALNGHNDIVELLLRNEALTNIADNKGCYPLHLAAWKGDQRIVRLLVHQGPSHPKLNGQNSVDPREFKRCGPFDPYINAKNHDNETPLHCAAQYGHTEVVRLLLEELTDPTMRNSKMETPLDLAALYGRLEVVKLLLTAHPNLLSCSTRSHTPLHLAARNGHRAVVEVLLAAGMDINYETEKGSALHEAALFGKTDVVQKLLSSGINVNMVDKKGLTALDIVKDMPSQKSREIAALIQGHMTGSPPEIALPPPPSCQDNLSPRKKGDSTVELMPAPGPEEESPYEALFEATSCHSLDSLASGKSSERDTGRTDSEGGRKEPPPQTVQQPAGREEGVTSESLYVNSSMEQWVERMGRSEEDEDHTYDLLVTAQTKGSSRSGTDEAPPLSSSSLLPQRKPAPASEPRPPPPGQSAKTPPDLAPVPSQLGPRPVADSSVPGQGIDVPEQFTGLLHGSSPVFESHKVPGVPAASQNPQPTAAVAPAPVRSTMAASPSDPKAIYATVVHTRPEARDSPAAAPPASRPRPPGDLKLARSLSKSDSDLLVSPPNEEDGGLSGRSESVSNCSASKKRLEKSPSFASEWDEIEKIMNLIGAGFDFSKDQHMAAAAGGVGAHALDQAVGDWLEHVGLPQYESKLLLNGFDDLRFLGSNVMEEQDLREIGVTDPGHRRKILQAARSLPKVKALGSDGSTSLSSWLDALGLQEYLPNFLTSGYRSLDCVRNLWELEIVNVLKITLLGHRKRIIASLAERCYEEPPVKPPRLSQIRCQDLASQTPPTLSHLDSYTGHSMDPLLSQGDFGRRRGPDPDYEAPQHSCSERPRPHDRAGDRQQEPRLTLRPPSLAAPYTPVQNWHHQPEKLIFESCGYEASYLGSMLIKNLRGTESTQDACAKMRRSTEQMRKVPTIILSITYKGVKFIDAANKNVIAEHEIRNISCAAQDPEDLCTFAYITKDLQTSHHYCHVFSTMDVNLTYEIILTLGQAFEVAYQLALQAQRNKQQQASEINETKSSRPVPKPRGSMRKSGVSEHWPARSRGTDSAELEVDTQSQGSATWLVDPKDSKHSISTKC; from the exons CATCTGGAGGGGCCCCAATGTGAACTGCGTGGACAGCACTGGATACACCCCCCTCCACCACGCCGCCCTCAACGGCCACAA TGATATCGTGGAGCTGCTCCTTCGGAACGAGGCCCTGACCAACATCGCCGACAACAAGGGCTGCTACCCGCTGCACCTGGCTGCCTGGAAGGGCGACCAGCGCATCGTGCGGCTGCTCGTGCACCAGGGGCCGTCCCACCCCAAGCTCAATGGGCAG AACTCTGTAGACCCCAGAGAGTTCAAACGCTGCGGCCCGTTTGACCCATATATTAACGCCAAG AACCATGACAATGAGACACCGCTGCACTGCGCGGCCCAGTACGGCCACACCGAGGTGGTGCGCCTCCTCCTGGAGGAGCTGACGGACCCCACCATGCGCAACAGCAAGATGGAGACGCCACTGGACCTGGCAGCCCTATACGGCCGGCTGGAGGTGGTGAAGCTGCTGCTGACCGCCCACCCCAACCTGCTGAGCTGCTCCACCCGCAGCCATACGCCGCTGCACCTGGCCGCCCGCAATGGGCACCGGGCTGTGGTGGAGGTGCTGCTGGCTGCCGGCATGGACATCAACTACGAG ACGGAGAAAGGCAGCGCCCTGCACGAGGCGGCTCTCTTCGGCAAGACGGACGTGGTTCAGAAGCTGCTCAGCTCAG GGATCAACGTCAACATGGTGGACAAGAAGGGCTTGACGGCACTGGACATTGTCAAGGACatgccttcccagaagagccgGGAGATCGCCGCGCTCATCCAGG gtcacatgacaggaagtCCACCCGAAAtagccctgccccctcccccttcgTGTCAGGACAATCTGAGCCCCCGGAAGAAAG GAGACTCCACAGTCGAGCTGATGCCAGCACCGGGCCCTGAGGAGGAGAGCCCCTATGAGGCTCTCTTTGAAGCCACTTCCTGCCATTCCCTGGACAGCCTGGCCAGCGGCAAGTCTTCTGAGAGGGACACGGGCCGGACTGACAGCGAGGGAGGCAGG AAGGAGCCGCCACCCCAAACCGTGCAGCAACCAGCTGGCCGTGAGGAGGGCGTCACTTCggag TCCCTGTACGTGAACAGCAGCATGGAGCAGTGGGTGGAGCGAATGGGGAGGTCTGAGGAGGATGAGGACCACACGTACGACCTGCTAGTGACCGCCCAGACCAAAGGCTCGTCGCGGTCAGGCACAG ATGAGGCTCCCCCGCTGTCCTCCAGCAGCCTCCTGCCTCAG CGAAAACCAGCCCCGGCCAGTGAGCCCCGGCCCCCGCCCCCGGGCCAGTCCGCCAAGACACCCCCGGACCTGGCGCCAGTGCCCAGCCAACTGGGACCGCGTCCCGTGGCGG ATTCCAGCGTGCCTGGCCAGGGCATCGACGTCCCAGAGCAGTTCACCGGGCTTCTGCACGGCTCATCGCCCGTCTTCGAGTCTCACAAGGTGCCCGGTGTGCCAGCGGCGAGCCAGAACCCGCAGCCGACAGCAGCTGTCGCTCCCGCGCCCGTGCGGTCCACCATGGCAGCCTCCCCGTCCGACCCCAAGGCCATCTACGCCACCGTGGTGCACACCAGGCCCGAGGCCAGGGACTCGCCTGCCGCGGCGCCGCCGGCCAGCCGGCCACGCCCCCCAGGGGACCTGAAGTTGGCTCGGAGCCTCTCCAAGTCTGACTCGGACCTGCTGGTGTCGCCACCCAACGAGGAGGACGGCGGCCTGAGTGGCCGCAGCGAGTCCGTCTCCAATTGCAGCGCCAGCAAGAAacggctggagaagtcgccaTCGTTCGCCTCCGAGTGGGATGAG ATTGAGAAAATCATGAACCTGATTGGAGCAGGATTTGACTTCTCAAAGGACCAGCACATGGCTGCTGCAG cagggggcgttgGAGCACACGCCTTGGACCAGGCCGTGGGAGATTGGCTGGAGCATGTCGGCCTGCCGCAGTATGAGAGCAAGCTGCTTCTCAATGGCTTTGATGACCTGCGCTTCTTG GGTAGCAATGTGATGGAGGAGCAGGATCTCCGAGAGATTGGCGTCACAGACCCAGGGCATCGACGGAAGATCCTGCAGGCAGCCCGATCACTGCCCAAG gtgaAAGCTCTGGGTTCTGATGGCAGCACTTCACTCTCCTCCTGGCTGGATGCTCTGGGCCTGCAGGAGTATCTGCCCAACTTCTTAACCAGTGGATATCGCTCCCTGGACTGCGTCAGGAATCTTTGGGAACTGGAGATTGTCAAC GTGCTGAAGATCACACTGCTCGGGCACCGGAAACGGATTATCGCCTCTCTGGCAGAGCGATGCTATGAAGAACCCCCCGTCAAGCCGCCCCGTTTGTCGCAGATAAGG TGTCAGGACTTGGCCTCACAGACACCCCCTACGCTCAGTCACCTGGACTCCTACACAGGACACTCCATGGACCCTCTCCTATCCCAGGGGGATTttgggaggaggagggggcctGACCCTGACTATGAGGCTCCCCAACATTCCTGCAGCGAGCGGCCCCGCCCCCAC GACCGAGCTGGGGACCGGCAGCAGGAGCCCCGCCTGACCCTGAGACCCCCCAGCCTCGCAGCACCGTACACACCGGTCCAAAACTGGCACCATCAACCGGAGAAGCTCATCTTCGAGTCTTGTGGCTATGAAGCTAGC TACCTGGGATCCATGCTCATCAAGAACCTGCGAGGTACCGAGTCTACCCAGGACGCCTGTGCGAAAATGAGG AGGTCCACCGAGCAAATGAGGAAGGTCCCCACCATCATCCTGTCCATCACATACAAAGGCGTCAAGTTCATTGACGCAGCCAACAAG AACGTCATCGCTGAGCATGAAATCAGAAACATCTCCTGTGCAGCCCAGGACCCCGAAGACCTCTGCACCTTCGCTTACATCACCAAGGACCTGCAGACCAGCCACCACTACTGCCATGTCTTCAGCACCATGGACGTG AACCTGACCTATGAGATCATTCTGACGCTGGGACAGGCATTCGAGGTGGCCTATCAGCTCGCCCTCCAGGCCCAGAGGAACAAGCAGCAGCAAGCGTCAGAGATCAATGAGACCAAGTCCAGCCGCCCAGTACCCAAACCTCGAGGTAGCATGAGGAAGTCTGGGGTGAGCGAGCACTGGCCTGCACGTAGCAGAGGA ACAGATTCTGCTGAGCTGGAGGTGGACACACAGTCCCAGGGAAGTGCCACGTGGCTGGTGGACCCAAAGGACTCCAAACACAGCATCAGTACAAA GTGTTGA
- the LOC111837073 gene encoding ankyrin repeat and SAM domain-containing protein 1A-like isoform X10 — translation MGKEQELLEAARTGNRAAVEKLLSAKRQSAGVGGGSSGVGGAGGSGIGSSSHTLSSLLSIWRGPNVNCVDSTGYTPLHHAALNGHNDIVELLLRNEALTNIADNKGCYPLHLAAWKGDQRIVRLLVHQGPSHPKLNGQNHDNETPLHCAAQYGHTEVVRLLLEELTDPTMRNSKMETPLDLAALYGRLEVVKLLLTAHPNLLSCSTRSHTPLHLAARNGHRAVVEVLLAAGMDINYETEKGSALHEAALFGKTDVVQKLLSSGINVNMVDKKGLTALDIVKDMPSQKSREIAALIQGHMTGSPPEIALPPPPSCQDNLSPRKKGDSTVELMPAPGPEEESPYEALFEATSCHSLDSLASGKSSERDTGRTDSEGGRKEPPPQTVQQPAGREEGVTSESLYVNSSMEQWVERMGRSEEDEDHTYDLLVTAQTKGSSRSGTDEAPPLSSSSLLPQRKPAPASEPRPPPPGQSAKTPPDLAPVPSQLGPRPVADSSVPGQGIDVPEQFTGLLHGSSPVFESHKVPGVPAASQNPQPTAAVAPAPVRSTMAASPSDPKAIYATVVHTRPEARDSPAAAPPASRPRPPGDLKLARSLSKSDSDLLVSPPNEEDGGLSGRSESVSNCSASKKRLEKSPSFASEWDEQTRQSLAAQPRNSKSFQSIEKIMNLIGAGFDFSKDQHMAAAAGGVGAHALDQAVGDWLEHVGLPQYESKLLLNGFDDLRFLGSNVMEEQDLREIGVTDPGHRRKILQAARSLPKVKALGSDGSTSLSSWLDALGLQEYLPNFLTSGYRSLDCVRNLWELEIVNVLKITLLGHRKRIIASLAERCYEEPPVKPPRLSQIRCQDLASQTPPTLSHLDSYTGHSMDPLLSQGDFGRRRGPDPDYEAPQHSCSERPRPHDRAGDRQQEPRLTLRPPSLAAPYTPVQNWHHQPEKLIFESCGYEASYLGSMLIKNLRGTESTQDACAKMRRSTEQMRKVPTIILSITYKGVKFIDAANKNVIAEHEIRNISCAAQDPEDLCTFAYITKDLQTSHHYCHVFSTMDVNLTYEIILTLGQAFEVAYQLALQAQRNKQQQASEINETKSSRPVPKPRGSMRKSGVSEHWPARSRGTDSAELEVDTQSQGSATWLVDPKDSKHSISTKC, via the exons CATCTGGAGGGGCCCCAATGTGAACTGCGTGGACAGCACTGGATACACCCCCCTCCACCACGCCGCCCTCAACGGCCACAA TGATATCGTGGAGCTGCTCCTTCGGAACGAGGCCCTGACCAACATCGCCGACAACAAGGGCTGCTACCCGCTGCACCTGGCTGCCTGGAAGGGCGACCAGCGCATCGTGCGGCTGCTCGTGCACCAGGGGCCGTCCCACCCCAAGCTCAATGGGCAG AACCATGACAATGAGACACCGCTGCACTGCGCGGCCCAGTACGGCCACACCGAGGTGGTGCGCCTCCTCCTGGAGGAGCTGACGGACCCCACCATGCGCAACAGCAAGATGGAGACGCCACTGGACCTGGCAGCCCTATACGGCCGGCTGGAGGTGGTGAAGCTGCTGCTGACCGCCCACCCCAACCTGCTGAGCTGCTCCACCCGCAGCCATACGCCGCTGCACCTGGCCGCCCGCAATGGGCACCGGGCTGTGGTGGAGGTGCTGCTGGCTGCCGGCATGGACATCAACTACGAG ACGGAGAAAGGCAGCGCCCTGCACGAGGCGGCTCTCTTCGGCAAGACGGACGTGGTTCAGAAGCTGCTCAGCTCAG GGATCAACGTCAACATGGTGGACAAGAAGGGCTTGACGGCACTGGACATTGTCAAGGACatgccttcccagaagagccgGGAGATCGCCGCGCTCATCCAGG gtcacatgacaggaagtCCACCCGAAAtagccctgccccctcccccttcgTGTCAGGACAATCTGAGCCCCCGGAAGAAAG GAGACTCCACAGTCGAGCTGATGCCAGCACCGGGCCCTGAGGAGGAGAGCCCCTATGAGGCTCTCTTTGAAGCCACTTCCTGCCATTCCCTGGACAGCCTGGCCAGCGGCAAGTCTTCTGAGAGGGACACGGGCCGGACTGACAGCGAGGGAGGCAGG AAGGAGCCGCCACCCCAAACCGTGCAGCAACCAGCTGGCCGTGAGGAGGGCGTCACTTCggag TCCCTGTACGTGAACAGCAGCATGGAGCAGTGGGTGGAGCGAATGGGGAGGTCTGAGGAGGATGAGGACCACACGTACGACCTGCTAGTGACCGCCCAGACCAAAGGCTCGTCGCGGTCAGGCACAG ATGAGGCTCCCCCGCTGTCCTCCAGCAGCCTCCTGCCTCAG CGAAAACCAGCCCCGGCCAGTGAGCCCCGGCCCCCGCCCCCGGGCCAGTCCGCCAAGACACCCCCGGACCTGGCGCCAGTGCCCAGCCAACTGGGACCGCGTCCCGTGGCGG ATTCCAGCGTGCCTGGCCAGGGCATCGACGTCCCAGAGCAGTTCACCGGGCTTCTGCACGGCTCATCGCCCGTCTTCGAGTCTCACAAGGTGCCCGGTGTGCCAGCGGCGAGCCAGAACCCGCAGCCGACAGCAGCTGTCGCTCCCGCGCCCGTGCGGTCCACCATGGCAGCCTCCCCGTCCGACCCCAAGGCCATCTACGCCACCGTGGTGCACACCAGGCCCGAGGCCAGGGACTCGCCTGCCGCGGCGCCGCCGGCCAGCCGGCCACGCCCCCCAGGGGACCTGAAGTTGGCTCGGAGCCTCTCCAAGTCTGACTCGGACCTGCTGGTGTCGCCACCCAACGAGGAGGACGGCGGCCTGAGTGGCCGCAGCGAGTCCGTCTCCAATTGCAGCGCCAGCAAGAAacggctggagaagtcgccaTCGTTCGCCTCCGAGTGGGATGAG CAGACACGGCAGTCTCTGGCCGCACAACCTCGGAACTCTAAGTCATTCCAAAGT ATTGAGAAAATCATGAACCTGATTGGAGCAGGATTTGACTTCTCAAAGGACCAGCACATGGCTGCTGCAG cagggggcgttgGAGCACACGCCTTGGACCAGGCCGTGGGAGATTGGCTGGAGCATGTCGGCCTGCCGCAGTATGAGAGCAAGCTGCTTCTCAATGGCTTTGATGACCTGCGCTTCTTG GGTAGCAATGTGATGGAGGAGCAGGATCTCCGAGAGATTGGCGTCACAGACCCAGGGCATCGACGGAAGATCCTGCAGGCAGCCCGATCACTGCCCAAG gtgaAAGCTCTGGGTTCTGATGGCAGCACTTCACTCTCCTCCTGGCTGGATGCTCTGGGCCTGCAGGAGTATCTGCCCAACTTCTTAACCAGTGGATATCGCTCCCTGGACTGCGTCAGGAATCTTTGGGAACTGGAGATTGTCAAC GTGCTGAAGATCACACTGCTCGGGCACCGGAAACGGATTATCGCCTCTCTGGCAGAGCGATGCTATGAAGAACCCCCCGTCAAGCCGCCCCGTTTGTCGCAGATAAGG TGTCAGGACTTGGCCTCACAGACACCCCCTACGCTCAGTCACCTGGACTCCTACACAGGACACTCCATGGACCCTCTCCTATCCCAGGGGGATTttgggaggaggagggggcctGACCCTGACTATGAGGCTCCCCAACATTCCTGCAGCGAGCGGCCCCGCCCCCAC GACCGAGCTGGGGACCGGCAGCAGGAGCCCCGCCTGACCCTGAGACCCCCCAGCCTCGCAGCACCGTACACACCGGTCCAAAACTGGCACCATCAACCGGAGAAGCTCATCTTCGAGTCTTGTGGCTATGAAGCTAGC TACCTGGGATCCATGCTCATCAAGAACCTGCGAGGTACCGAGTCTACCCAGGACGCCTGTGCGAAAATGAGG AGGTCCACCGAGCAAATGAGGAAGGTCCCCACCATCATCCTGTCCATCACATACAAAGGCGTCAAGTTCATTGACGCAGCCAACAAG AACGTCATCGCTGAGCATGAAATCAGAAACATCTCCTGTGCAGCCCAGGACCCCGAAGACCTCTGCACCTTCGCTTACATCACCAAGGACCTGCAGACCAGCCACCACTACTGCCATGTCTTCAGCACCATGGACGTG AACCTGACCTATGAGATCATTCTGACGCTGGGACAGGCATTCGAGGTGGCCTATCAGCTCGCCCTCCAGGCCCAGAGGAACAAGCAGCAGCAAGCGTCAGAGATCAATGAGACCAAGTCCAGCCGCCCAGTACCCAAACCTCGAGGTAGCATGAGGAAGTCTGGGGTGAGCGAGCACTGGCCTGCACGTAGCAGAGGA ACAGATTCTGCTGAGCTGGAGGTGGACACACAGTCCCAGGGAAGTGCCACGTGGCTGGTGGACCCAAAGGACTCCAAACACAGCATCAGTACAAA GTGTTGA
- the LOC111837073 gene encoding ankyrin repeat and SAM domain-containing protein 1A-like isoform X4, protein MGKEQELLEAARTGNRAAVEKLLSAKRQSAGVGGGSSGVGGAGGSGIGSSSHTLSSLLSIWRGPNVNCVDSTGYTPLHHAALNGHNDIVELLLRNEALTNIADNKGCYPLHLAAWKGDQRIVRLLVHQGPSHPKLNGQNSVDPREFKRCGPFDPYINAKNHDNETPLHCAAQYGHTEVVRLLLEELTDPTMRNSKMETPLDLAALYGRLEVVKLLLTAHPNLLSCSTRSHTPLHLAARNGHRAVVEVLLAAGMDINYETEKGSALHEAALFGKTDVVQKLLSSGINVNMVDKKGLTALDIVKDMPSQKSREIAALIQGHMTGSPPEIALPPPPSCQDNLSPRKKGDSTVELMPAPGPEEESPYEALFEATSCHSLDSLASGKSSERDTGRTDSEGGRKEPPPQTVQQPAGREEGVTSESLYVNSSMEQWVERMGRSEEDEDHTYDLLVTAQTKGSSRSGTDEAPPLSSSSLLPQRKPAPASEPRPPPPGQSAKTPPDLAPVPSQLGPRPVADSSVPGQGIDVPEQFTGLLHGSSPVFESHKVPGVPAASQNPQPTAAVAPAPVRSTMAASPSDPKAIYATVVHTRPEARDSPAAAPPASRPRPPGDLKLARSLSKSDSDLLVSPPNEEDGGLSGRSESVSNCSASKKRLEKSPSFASEWDEQTRQSLAAQPRNSKSFQSIEKIMNLIGAGFDFSKDQHMAAAGGVGAHALDQAVGDWLEHVGLPQYESKLLLNGFDDLRFLGSNVMEEQDLREIGVTDPGHRRKILQAARSLPKVKALGSDGSTSLSSWLDALGLQEYLPNFLTSGYRSLDCVRNLWELEIVNVLKITLLGHRKRIIASLAERCYEEPPVKPPRLSQIRCQDLASQTPPTLSHLDSYTGHSMDPLLSQGDFGRRRGPDPDYEAPQHSCSERPRPHDRAGDRQQEPRLTLRPPSLAAPYTPVQNWHHQPEKLIFESCGYEASYLGSMLIKNLRGTESTQDACAKMRRSTEQMRKVPTIILSITYKGVKFIDAANKNVIAEHEIRNISCAAQDPEDLCTFAYITKDLQTSHHYCHVFSTMDVNLTYEIILTLGQAFEVAYQLALQAQRNKQQQASEINETKSSRPVPKPRGSMRKSGVSEHWPARSRGTDSAELEVDTQSQGSATWLVDPKDSKHSISTKC, encoded by the exons CATCTGGAGGGGCCCCAATGTGAACTGCGTGGACAGCACTGGATACACCCCCCTCCACCACGCCGCCCTCAACGGCCACAA TGATATCGTGGAGCTGCTCCTTCGGAACGAGGCCCTGACCAACATCGCCGACAACAAGGGCTGCTACCCGCTGCACCTGGCTGCCTGGAAGGGCGACCAGCGCATCGTGCGGCTGCTCGTGCACCAGGGGCCGTCCCACCCCAAGCTCAATGGGCAG AACTCTGTAGACCCCAGAGAGTTCAAACGCTGCGGCCCGTTTGACCCATATATTAACGCCAAG AACCATGACAATGAGACACCGCTGCACTGCGCGGCCCAGTACGGCCACACCGAGGTGGTGCGCCTCCTCCTGGAGGAGCTGACGGACCCCACCATGCGCAACAGCAAGATGGAGACGCCACTGGACCTGGCAGCCCTATACGGCCGGCTGGAGGTGGTGAAGCTGCTGCTGACCGCCCACCCCAACCTGCTGAGCTGCTCCACCCGCAGCCATACGCCGCTGCACCTGGCCGCCCGCAATGGGCACCGGGCTGTGGTGGAGGTGCTGCTGGCTGCCGGCATGGACATCAACTACGAG ACGGAGAAAGGCAGCGCCCTGCACGAGGCGGCTCTCTTCGGCAAGACGGACGTGGTTCAGAAGCTGCTCAGCTCAG GGATCAACGTCAACATGGTGGACAAGAAGGGCTTGACGGCACTGGACATTGTCAAGGACatgccttcccagaagagccgGGAGATCGCCGCGCTCATCCAGG gtcacatgacaggaagtCCACCCGAAAtagccctgccccctcccccttcgTGTCAGGACAATCTGAGCCCCCGGAAGAAAG GAGACTCCACAGTCGAGCTGATGCCAGCACCGGGCCCTGAGGAGGAGAGCCCCTATGAGGCTCTCTTTGAAGCCACTTCCTGCCATTCCCTGGACAGCCTGGCCAGCGGCAAGTCTTCTGAGAGGGACACGGGCCGGACTGACAGCGAGGGAGGCAGG AAGGAGCCGCCACCCCAAACCGTGCAGCAACCAGCTGGCCGTGAGGAGGGCGTCACTTCggag TCCCTGTACGTGAACAGCAGCATGGAGCAGTGGGTGGAGCGAATGGGGAGGTCTGAGGAGGATGAGGACCACACGTACGACCTGCTAGTGACCGCCCAGACCAAAGGCTCGTCGCGGTCAGGCACAG ATGAGGCTCCCCCGCTGTCCTCCAGCAGCCTCCTGCCTCAG CGAAAACCAGCCCCGGCCAGTGAGCCCCGGCCCCCGCCCCCGGGCCAGTCCGCCAAGACACCCCCGGACCTGGCGCCAGTGCCCAGCCAACTGGGACCGCGTCCCGTGGCGG ATTCCAGCGTGCCTGGCCAGGGCATCGACGTCCCAGAGCAGTTCACCGGGCTTCTGCACGGCTCATCGCCCGTCTTCGAGTCTCACAAGGTGCCCGGTGTGCCAGCGGCGAGCCAGAACCCGCAGCCGACAGCAGCTGTCGCTCCCGCGCCCGTGCGGTCCACCATGGCAGCCTCCCCGTCCGACCCCAAGGCCATCTACGCCACCGTGGTGCACACCAGGCCCGAGGCCAGGGACTCGCCTGCCGCGGCGCCGCCGGCCAGCCGGCCACGCCCCCCAGGGGACCTGAAGTTGGCTCGGAGCCTCTCCAAGTCTGACTCGGACCTGCTGGTGTCGCCACCCAACGAGGAGGACGGCGGCCTGAGTGGCCGCAGCGAGTCCGTCTCCAATTGCAGCGCCAGCAAGAAacggctggagaagtcgccaTCGTTCGCCTCCGAGTGGGATGAG CAGACACGGCAGTCTCTGGCCGCACAACCTCGGAACTCTAAGTCATTCCAAAGT ATTGAGAAAATCATGAACCTGATTGGAGCAGGATTTGACTTCTCAAAGGACCAGCACATGGCTGCTGCAG ggggcgttgGAGCACACGCCTTGGACCAGGCCGTGGGAGATTGGCTGGAGCATGTCGGCCTGCCGCAGTATGAGAGCAAGCTGCTTCTCAATGGCTTTGATGACCTGCGCTTCTTG GGTAGCAATGTGATGGAGGAGCAGGATCTCCGAGAGATTGGCGTCACAGACCCAGGGCATCGACGGAAGATCCTGCAGGCAGCCCGATCACTGCCCAAG gtgaAAGCTCTGGGTTCTGATGGCAGCACTTCACTCTCCTCCTGGCTGGATGCTCTGGGCCTGCAGGAGTATCTGCCCAACTTCTTAACCAGTGGATATCGCTCCCTGGACTGCGTCAGGAATCTTTGGGAACTGGAGATTGTCAAC GTGCTGAAGATCACACTGCTCGGGCACCGGAAACGGATTATCGCCTCTCTGGCAGAGCGATGCTATGAAGAACCCCCCGTCAAGCCGCCCCGTTTGTCGCAGATAAGG TGTCAGGACTTGGCCTCACAGACACCCCCTACGCTCAGTCACCTGGACTCCTACACAGGACACTCCATGGACCCTCTCCTATCCCAGGGGGATTttgggaggaggagggggcctGACCCTGACTATGAGGCTCCCCAACATTCCTGCAGCGAGCGGCCCCGCCCCCAC GACCGAGCTGGGGACCGGCAGCAGGAGCCCCGCCTGACCCTGAGACCCCCCAGCCTCGCAGCACCGTACACACCGGTCCAAAACTGGCACCATCAACCGGAGAAGCTCATCTTCGAGTCTTGTGGCTATGAAGCTAGC TACCTGGGATCCATGCTCATCAAGAACCTGCGAGGTACCGAGTCTACCCAGGACGCCTGTGCGAAAATGAGG AGGTCCACCGAGCAAATGAGGAAGGTCCCCACCATCATCCTGTCCATCACATACAAAGGCGTCAAGTTCATTGACGCAGCCAACAAG AACGTCATCGCTGAGCATGAAATCAGAAACATCTCCTGTGCAGCCCAGGACCCCGAAGACCTCTGCACCTTCGCTTACATCACCAAGGACCTGCAGACCAGCCACCACTACTGCCATGTCTTCAGCACCATGGACGTG AACCTGACCTATGAGATCATTCTGACGCTGGGACAGGCATTCGAGGTGGCCTATCAGCTCGCCCTCCAGGCCCAGAGGAACAAGCAGCAGCAAGCGTCAGAGATCAATGAGACCAAGTCCAGCCGCCCAGTACCCAAACCTCGAGGTAGCATGAGGAAGTCTGGGGTGAGCGAGCACTGGCCTGCACGTAGCAGAGGA ACAGATTCTGCTGAGCTGGAGGTGGACACACAGTCCCAGGGAAGTGCCACGTGGCTGGTGGACCCAAAGGACTCCAAACACAGCATCAGTACAAA GTGTTGA